A genomic window from Ruminiclostridium cellulolyticum H10 includes:
- a CDS encoding MATE family efflux transporter, whose product MSIKYVQDMTEGNEAKLLIKFSIPMLIGNIFQQFYNLINSVIVGKYIGANALAAVGATASLNFLTFSICLGLSIGIGIIISQYFGAKKEEDVKSAIANAVYVIAVSGIIMSIITCLLARPILQVMRTPHEIIDDSVKFLRITAGGMIAVAAYNAIAGILRALGDSRTPLIFLILSCGVNVGLDLLFVLKFGFGVAGAACATVISQALAALGCIIFAIMTNPYFKLKKENMKINWPIIQKCIKIGVPVALQNSMIAISLVALQSVVNGFGKVAVAAYTATSRVEQLIIQPFNSLGAAMSTFAGQNMGAGKLERVRKGYRKSIMIVGVFSLLALLAAQFGGYAIMSMFVKDSDVIGLGAKAIKITSCMYFALGMIYVTRGVLNGTGDAFYSMINGFVEVIGRVGFSTVLAMIPTIGVWSIWSTTGLTWAITAIASIIRYRQGKWKHKSVVTENRS is encoded by the coding sequence ATGTCAATTAAGTACGTACAAGATATGACAGAAGGAAATGAAGCCAAACTTCTGATAAAGTTTTCAATACCAATGCTTATTGGTAACATATTTCAACAGTTTTATAATTTAATTAATTCAGTTATTGTAGGAAAGTATATAGGTGCTAATGCTCTTGCAGCAGTAGGAGCTACGGCTTCTCTAAACTTTCTGACATTTTCAATTTGTTTAGGGCTGTCCATAGGAATTGGTATAATAATTTCACAGTATTTTGGTGCAAAAAAAGAAGAAGATGTAAAGAGTGCTATAGCAAATGCAGTTTATGTAATAGCCGTATCAGGTATAATTATGAGTATAATAACCTGTTTGCTAGCCCGTCCTATATTACAAGTGATGAGGACGCCTCATGAAATTATTGATGATTCGGTTAAGTTTCTGAGAATAACAGCGGGCGGTATGATTGCAGTGGCAGCGTATAACGCCATAGCCGGAATACTAAGAGCATTGGGAGATTCGCGGACACCATTGATATTTCTAATACTATCTTGCGGGGTTAATGTCGGGCTGGATTTGTTGTTTGTGCTGAAGTTTGGGTTTGGTGTTGCAGGAGCAGCATGTGCTACGGTTATATCTCAGGCACTGGCGGCTTTGGGCTGTATTATTTTCGCTATAATGACCAATCCGTATTTTAAATTAAAAAAAGAGAATATGAAAATAAACTGGCCCATAATTCAAAAATGTATAAAAATCGGGGTACCGGTTGCATTGCAAAACTCAATGATTGCTATTTCACTGGTAGCTTTACAGAGCGTCGTAAATGGTTTTGGAAAGGTGGCTGTCGCTGCATATACAGCAACCAGCAGAGTAGAACAACTTATAATACAGCCTTTTAACTCTTTAGGAGCGGCCATGTCCACATTCGCAGGGCAGAATATGGGTGCAGGTAAGCTTGAACGCGTTAGAAAGGGATATCGTAAGAGTATTATGATAGTTGGGGTTTTCAGCCTTTTAGCACTGTTGGCGGCCCAGTTTGGGGGCTATGCCATTATGAGTATGTTTGTTAAAGATTCGGATGTAATAGGCCTTGGAGCTAAAGCAATAAAAATTACAAGTTGTATGTATTTTGCTTTAGGTATGATATATGTAACAAGAGGAGTGTTAAACGGTACCGGAGATGCGTTCTATTCTATGATAAACGGTTTTGTAGAAGTTATAGGTAGGGTTGGGTTTTCAACTGTCTTAGCAATGATTCCTACTATTGGAGTTTGGAGTATTTGGAGTACTACAGGATTAACATGGGCTATTACTGCAATTGCAAGTATAATAAGATACAGGCAGGGTAAATGGAAACATAAATCGGTAGTTACCGAGAATCGGTCATAA
- a CDS encoding PAS domain-containing sensor histidine kinase codes for MCYLSYSVLLPVISLIILLTYAVTTSCVFIIKRNISKLKLYMLLNIVLTLWSLSFIFFFSSPDEDAARMWYKVSTIGFSTYYILSINIASILNDGHQKTKLTVPVIFSLCVPIVILFLFDDLRFISFYKSNGVWLYIFKSPDPWFIPCFLFIAVLLYFNLKTTELKSVITYVIFQTIPLSIGIATNVILPVFNSNMSPTIVHTAVLIYSIALNLIYGKQSLSTTSSSISAKHIISKVTDMVIITDATGKILEANNSLKELSGYSDTDLSEKDIHTLFSPKICSDKSSVKLSGYKFLTKENRTIPVNISISQIYSEDKIILGTAYVLQKNLLNLTDKAAEEAAVTRYSSQTSEKLKEWDKLKTDFLCNVSHELRTPLNLMISSLKLSSLKISQNHGVLDTALMHKHFHIMNQNCFRLTRIINNIIDITKIDAGSLELNLSNNNIVDIVEETVLSVASHIKDKEITLIFDTDVEEKFLACDPDQIQRILLNLISNAVKFNNDGREIYVSIADSIDSVKISVKDNGIGISLENQPLIFERFIQVDKSLTRQHEGSGMGLTITRYLVELHKGTIALESEPNIGSTFTITLPVYLVPKGVGKKVSTVVTLNEKVNIEFSDVY; via the coding sequence ATGTGTTATTTGTCCTATTCGGTTTTATTGCCGGTAATATCACTTATAATTTTGTTAACTTACGCGGTTACTACCTCCTGTGTCTTTATCATAAAGCGTAATATTAGTAAGCTAAAGTTATATATGCTTTTAAATATAGTACTTACACTTTGGTCTTTGTCGTTTATATTCTTTTTCAGTTCTCCCGACGAAGATGCTGCTCGTATGTGGTATAAGGTAAGTACTATAGGTTTTAGCACATATTATATTTTGTCAATTAACATTGCATCAATACTTAATGACGGGCATCAGAAGACAAAATTGACTGTACCCGTCATATTTTCATTATGCGTTCCTATAGTCATACTCTTTCTCTTTGATGACCTGAGGTTTATATCCTTTTATAAAAGTAACGGTGTTTGGCTTTATATCTTTAAATCACCTGACCCATGGTTTATACCCTGTTTTCTGTTTATTGCTGTGCTTTTATATTTTAATTTGAAAACAACTGAATTGAAATCGGTTATTACATATGTTATTTTCCAGACTATTCCTTTAAGCATAGGAATTGCAACAAATGTTATTCTTCCTGTTTTTAACAGTAATATGTCTCCGACTATTGTACATACTGCTGTGCTTATATACTCTATAGCTCTGAATTTGATATATGGAAAACAAAGCCTTAGTACTACATCGTCCTCAATTTCAGCTAAACATATTATTTCAAAAGTAACGGATATGGTTATAATCACTGATGCAACCGGTAAAATCCTGGAAGCCAATAATAGTCTTAAGGAGCTTTCCGGATATTCTGATACTGATTTATCCGAAAAAGATATCCACACTCTTTTTTCACCGAAAATATGCTCGGATAAATCAAGTGTTAAGTTATCTGGCTATAAATTTTTAACTAAAGAGAACCGCACTATACCTGTCAATATCTCTATATCCCAGATTTACTCCGAAGATAAGATAATTCTTGGAACTGCTTATGTTTTACAAAAAAATTTACTCAACCTTACCGATAAAGCAGCAGAAGAAGCCGCTGTTACCAGATATTCTAGTCAAACAAGCGAAAAACTTAAAGAATGGGACAAGTTAAAAACAGATTTTCTGTGTAATGTTTCTCATGAGCTTAGAACTCCTTTAAACCTTATGATTAGCAGCCTAAAACTTTCATCACTAAAAATCAGTCAAAACCATGGCGTGTTGGATACCGCACTGATGCATAAGCATTTTCACATTATGAACCAAAATTGTTTCAGGCTAACGAGAATTATAAACAATATTATAGATATTACCAAAATTGATGCAGGGTCATTGGAACTCAATCTATCCAACAACAATATAGTTGATATCGTCGAGGAAACAGTTCTGTCTGTTGCATCTCATATTAAAGATAAGGAGATTACTCTGATTTTTGATACTGATGTGGAGGAAAAGTTTTTAGCCTGTGATCCTGACCAAATTCAGAGAATTCTTCTTAATCTGATTTCCAACGCCGTAAAGTTCAATAATGACGGCAGAGAAATTTACGTAAGTATTGCAGACTCTATTGATAGTGTCAAGATATCGGTTAAGGATAACGGAATAGGTATTTCTTTAGAAAATCAGCCTTTGATATTTGAACGGTTTATACAGGTCGATAAATCTCTTACACGCCAACATGAAGGAAGCGGTATGGGGCTGACTATTACAAGGTATCTGGTAGAACTTCATAAGGGTACTATAGCTCTTGAAAGCGAGCCAAACATAGGCAGTACCTTTACTATCACACTGCCTGTTTACCTGGTTCCAAAAGGTGTAGGTAAAAAGGTGTCTACAGTTGTTACTTTAAACGAAAAAGTAAATATCGAGTTTTCAGACGTTTACTAA
- a CDS encoding VOC family protein, translated as MKLGEVCIETNNVVKISDFYRNILGISSDCKDEIHQFIITEGTTLTVYNNGRAKNNQNQNISLAFTVDDVDKEYKRLLNLGIDIIDAPKLQPWGAKNMHFCDPDGNHIYFRSLP; from the coding sequence ATGAAATTAGGAGAAGTTTGCATTGAAACAAATAATGTAGTTAAAATTTCAGATTTTTATAGAAACATCTTAGGCATTTCTTCAGACTGCAAGGATGAAATACACCAATTCATCATTACAGAAGGTACTACCTTAACTGTATACAATAATGGTAGAGCAAAGAATAACCAAAATCAAAATATCAGTTTAGCTTTTACCGTCGATGATGTAGATAAAGAATATAAAAGATTATTGAATTTAGGAATAGATATTATTGATGCTCCAAAATTACAGCCATGGGGAGCAAAAAATATGCATTTTTGTGATCCAGACGGCAATCATATATATTTTAGGAGTTTGCCATAA
- the rho gene encoding transcription termination factor Rho, whose translation MDQINLQSKTLEDLRYIAKMLGIKSISKYKKSELVKLLSENAEKIKADNIVETVVSEEPKKAEPAANTIDTHVSEERSKEASEEIPVLRKSRRGRPSKASKLMDKPENNGVADPITSVPVQETVIPGNNLNIVPEQNGKPDRLSDTLRHLETKNIEKKAHGRGRKKDVQPSIESPNTENKAETNTSAVSAGATVNDSIVNLPQRKNGRAKPEQTVEQPKNVPDEKIPVKVEKDSKPKIYKKEEQPTARQDTRQLHRQVKQHTNTNNKSDNAPEPQRIPLNQQPQQVQPQQVVPPQSQVISPQIQQPQGSEKIESDDPVEGVLEVLPDGYGFLRSENYLSGPKDVYVSPSQIRRFGLKTGDKLRGKGRIPKEGEKFQALLYVQSINGDTPDVASKRVAFEYLTPIYPDNRITLETSPREFSTRLIDLIAPIGKGQRGMIVSPPKAGKTILLKKIANAITINYPEAELIVLLIDERPEEVTDMQRSIKGEVIYSTFDEVPEHHIKVAEMVLERAQRLVEQKKDVVILLDSITRLARAYNLTIPPTGRTLSGGLDPGALHKPKRFFGAARNIEYGGSLTIMATALIETGSRMDDVIFEEFKGTGNMELHLDRKLSEKRIFPAIDINKSGTRREELLLSQKELESVWAIRKAMSNMGTAEVTEILINKLMQTRTNEDFVNSIKISFLDKNSQDR comes from the coding sequence ATGGACCAAATTAATTTACAATCAAAAACGTTAGAAGATTTGAGATATATTGCAAAGATGCTTGGGATTAAAAGTATATCCAAATATAAGAAGAGTGAGTTGGTAAAATTGCTTAGCGAAAACGCTGAAAAAATTAAAGCCGACAATATTGTGGAAACGGTTGTTTCTGAAGAACCTAAAAAGGCTGAACCAGCTGCTAATACAATAGATACTCACGTAAGCGAAGAAAGGTCCAAAGAAGCATCGGAGGAGATTCCTGTTTTAAGAAAATCCCGAAGAGGAAGGCCGAGCAAGGCATCCAAATTAATGGACAAGCCGGAAAATAATGGTGTAGCAGATCCAATCACTAGTGTTCCAGTTCAGGAAACAGTCATTCCAGGAAATAATCTAAATATCGTACCTGAGCAAAATGGCAAACCCGATAGATTGTCTGACACATTAAGGCATCTGGAAACAAAGAATATTGAGAAGAAGGCCCATGGCAGAGGTCGCAAAAAGGATGTTCAACCTTCTATTGAATCCCCAAATACTGAAAATAAGGCAGAAACCAATACATCAGCAGTTTCAGCAGGGGCTACAGTGAATGATTCTATCGTTAACCTGCCTCAAAGGAAAAATGGCAGGGCAAAGCCGGAGCAAACGGTAGAACAGCCAAAAAACGTTCCTGATGAGAAGATACCCGTTAAAGTTGAAAAGGATTCTAAACCTAAAATATACAAGAAGGAAGAACAACCAACAGCAAGGCAAGATACTAGGCAATTGCATAGGCAAGTTAAACAGCATACAAATACAAACAACAAGTCTGACAATGCACCCGAACCTCAGCGTATACCGCTAAATCAGCAGCCACAGCAGGTTCAGCCTCAACAAGTGGTGCCGCCCCAGTCTCAGGTTATTTCACCTCAAATTCAGCAGCCGCAAGGTAGTGAAAAAATTGAAAGTGATGACCCTGTAGAAGGAGTTCTTGAAGTGTTACCAGACGGATATGGTTTTTTAAGAAGTGAGAATTATCTGTCCGGCCCCAAAGATGTTTATGTTTCACCTTCACAAATAAGACGTTTTGGACTTAAAACAGGGGATAAGCTCAGAGGTAAAGGCAGAATTCCGAAAGAAGGCGAAAAATTTCAGGCATTATTATATGTACAGTCCATAAACGGGGACACTCCTGATGTTGCATCAAAGAGAGTAGCGTTTGAGTACTTAACGCCTATATATCCTGATAACAGAATTACGCTCGAAACTTCACCAAGGGAATTTTCAACCAGACTTATAGATCTCATAGCTCCAATCGGAAAAGGCCAGAGAGGAATGATAGTATCTCCCCCTAAAGCCGGTAAAACAATACTTTTAAAGAAAATTGCAAACGCAATTACAATCAATTACCCCGAAGCAGAGTTAATAGTACTTCTTATCGATGAAAGACCTGAAGAAGTAACCGATATGCAGCGTTCTATAAAGGGAGAGGTTATATATTCTACATTTGACGAGGTTCCCGAACACCATATAAAGGTTGCCGAGATGGTTCTGGAGAGAGCACAGCGTCTTGTTGAGCAAAAGAAGGATGTTGTTATTCTTCTGGATAGTATAACAAGGCTGGCAAGGGCTTATAACCTTACTATTCCTCCGACAGGAAGAACTTTATCCGGCGGTTTGGATCCGGGTGCGCTTCATAAACCGAAAAGATTTTTTGGAGCAGCAAGGAATATTGAATACGGAGGCAGTTTGACAATTATGGCCACCGCTCTCATAGAAACAGGAAGCAGAATGGATGATGTAATCTTTGAGGAATTCAAGGGAACCGGTAACATGGAACTTCATCTGGATAGAAAGCTTTCTGAAAAGAGAATATTCCCTGCAATCGATATTAATAAGTCGGGAACCAGACGTGAGGAGCTTCTTCTTAGCCAAAAAGAGCTTGAGAGCGTATGGGCTATAAGAAAAGCAATGAGTAATATGGGAACAGCAGAGGTTACAGAGATTTTAATTAACAAGCTAATGCAAACTAGAACAAACGAAGACTTTGTAAATAGTATAAAAATATCGTTTTTAGATAAAAATTCTCAGGATAGATAA
- a CDS encoding DNA alkylation repair protein has protein sequence MELNEIMEALKSLGNERTKKKYMSSGAKEPVFGVTISAMKPIFKKVKYNQTLAEQLFATGNYDAMYLAGMIAEPNKMKEDDFNRWIEGAYFYMISDYIVAVTLAETDIAFTVADHWIDSGKELTMSAGWSCYEWLLGTRKDSEFNRDKLLSMLKMVRDTIHKQPNRTKYAMNNFIMSVGISYLPLHEEAKEIAQEVGKVDVYVGKTLCQANLAADYIQKAIDKGKLGFKRKNVRC, from the coding sequence ATGGAACTTAACGAAATTATGGAAGCACTTAAGTCCCTTGGTAATGAGAGGACGAAAAAAAAATATATGAGTAGTGGTGCAAAAGAGCCGGTTTTCGGCGTAACAATAAGTGCTATGAAACCGATTTTTAAGAAAGTCAAATACAACCAGACCCTTGCTGAACAACTTTTTGCTACAGGGAATTACGACGCAATGTATTTAGCCGGTATGATAGCAGAGCCAAACAAAATGAAAGAAGATGATTTTAATCGGTGGATAGAAGGGGCTTACTTTTATATGATTTCGGACTATATTGTGGCAGTTACTCTAGCTGAAACAGATATTGCTTTTACCGTAGCAGATCATTGGATTGATAGCGGAAAAGAATTAACAATGTCTGCCGGGTGGAGTTGTTATGAGTGGTTATTGGGTACTCGAAAAGACAGTGAATTTAATAGAGACAAGCTTTTGTCAATGCTTAAAATGGTACGTGATACGATACACAAACAGCCAAACCGTACTAAATATGCTATGAACAATTTTATTATGTCTGTGGGTATTTCTTATTTACCGCTTCATGAAGAAGCAAAGGAAATTGCTCAAGAAGTAGGAAAAGTTGATGTTTATGTGGGAAAAACCCTCTGCCAAGCTAATCTTGCAGCAGATTACATTCAAAAAGCAATCGATAAAGGAAAACTTGGCTTTAAACGAAAAAATGTAAGATGTTAA
- the deoD gene encoding purine-nucleoside phosphorylase → MIPTPHINVSKQGIIAETVLMPGDPLRAKFIAETYLENPVQFNSVRNMFGYTGTYKGKKISVMGSGMGMPSMGIYSYELLNFYGVKNIIRIGSCGAIQEDVKIRDIIIGMSASTTSNYASQFNLPGTYAPTASWPLMKKALDVAENKGISVRAGNILSADIFYDDEPEVWKRWARMGVLAIEMEAAALYMNAARAGANAVCILTVSDSLVSREATTAEERQTSFTNMMEIALELA, encoded by the coding sequence ATGATTCCTACACCACATATCAATGTAAGCAAGCAGGGTATTATCGCTGAAACAGTATTAATGCCGGGAGACCCTCTTCGTGCAAAGTTTATCGCTGAGACTTACCTGGAAAACCCGGTTCAGTTTAACTCGGTAAGAAATATGTTTGGATATACCGGTACTTACAAGGGCAAAAAAATCTCAGTTATGGGTTCTGGAATGGGTATGCCCTCTATGGGGATATATTCATATGAGCTGTTAAACTTCTATGGAGTTAAGAACATTATCAGAATAGGTTCCTGTGGAGCTATTCAAGAAGACGTAAAAATCAGGGATATAATTATCGGGATGTCAGCCTCTACCACATCCAACTATGCCTCACAGTTTAATTTGCCTGGAACCTACGCACCAACTGCATCCTGGCCATTAATGAAAAAGGCTTTGGATGTTGCTGAAAACAAGGGAATATCTGTAAGAGCAGGAAATATACTATCAGCAGACATATTTTATGACGACGAACCAGAGGTTTGGAAAAGGTGGGCCAGAATGGGTGTTCTAGCAATTGAAATGGAAGCTGCGGCATTATACATGAATGCGGCTCGTGCCGGAGCCAATGCCGTATGCATACTGACTGTATCTGACTCTCTTGTGTCACGTGAAGCTACCACTGCGGAAGAGCGTCAGACTTCATTTACAAACATGATGGAAATCGCACTTGAGCTGGCATAG
- the arcA gene encoding arginine deiminase — MSSQNHTINIYSEIGKLKSVLLHCPGEEVENIVPDYLRRLLFDEIIFLEQARREHDQFASILRKEGVEVLYLTDLMADILENQDIRKNFLKEFMIEGKAVTEGLQEAIFEYLDDLSPKELINKCVAGIRQEDLKNIKPKELGDMVKNAYPFYLDPIPNLYFQRDPFASIGRGVSLNVMANETRNRETLFAKYILNYHPGFKNVPRWYNRDKTHPIEGGDILVLSEKVLAIGISDRTSPVAVERLAHNLLNSSEPIETVLAFDIPKTRAYMHLDTVFTMVDYDQFTIFPGIEDPLDVYSITKGENNQLKIRYEYKDLSNTLKEYLKLPAVNLIRCGDGDPIAASREQWSDGSNTLAVSPGKVVCYNRNIVTNNALRRNHIEVLEFESYELSRGRGGPRCMSMPLYRENPYK, encoded by the coding sequence ATGTCTTCACAAAACCATACTATTAATATTTATAGCGAAATAGGAAAACTGAAATCTGTACTTCTTCACTGTCCTGGTGAAGAAGTAGAAAATATTGTACCCGATTATCTGAGAAGGCTGCTTTTTGATGAGATAATATTTCTGGAGCAAGCACGTAGAGAGCATGATCAGTTTGCAAGCATACTCAGAAAAGAAGGTGTGGAGGTTTTATATCTTACTGACTTAATGGCAGATATACTGGAAAATCAGGACATCAGGAAGAACTTCCTAAAAGAGTTTATGATAGAGGGAAAGGCTGTGACTGAAGGCCTTCAGGAGGCAATTTTCGAATATCTGGATGATTTGTCTCCAAAGGAACTCATAAATAAGTGTGTAGCTGGCATTAGACAGGAGGATCTGAAAAATATTAAACCTAAAGAATTGGGTGATATGGTCAAGAATGCATATCCGTTTTATCTTGACCCTATACCAAATCTATATTTTCAACGAGATCCCTTTGCATCCATAGGAAGAGGTGTTTCCCTCAATGTCATGGCAAATGAGACCCGTAACAGGGAAACACTGTTTGCAAAATATATTTTAAATTACCATCCCGGATTCAAAAATGTTCCAAGGTGGTATAATCGGGATAAAACCCACCCTATAGAGGGGGGAGACATACTTGTTCTGTCTGAAAAGGTACTGGCTATAGGAATAAGTGATAGAACAAGCCCTGTAGCAGTTGAGAGGCTAGCACATAATCTTCTTAATTCAAGCGAACCCATAGAAACTGTGCTGGCATTTGATATTCCGAAAACAAGGGCGTATATGCATTTGGATACGGTATTTACCATGGTTGATTACGACCAATTCACCATATTTCCGGGAATTGAGGACCCTCTCGATGTATACAGTATTACAAAGGGGGAAAACAATCAGTTGAAAATTAGATATGAATACAAGGATTTATCCAATACTCTAAAGGAATACTTAAAGCTGCCGGCTGTAAACCTTATAAGATGCGGGGACGGGGATCCTATTGCTGCCAGCCGTGAGCAGTGGAGTGACGGAAGCAACACTTTGGCGGTTTCTCCGGGCAAAGTTGTATGCTACAATCGTAACATTGTAACTAACAACGCTTTAAGGAGAAATCACATAGAGGTACTGGAATTTGAGTCATATGAATTGTCCAGAGGCCGGGGAGGACCAAGGTGTATGAGTATGCCTTTGTACAGGGAAAATCCATATAAGTAG
- a CDS encoding LTA synthase family protein, giving the protein MKNIRNNLIIFFLVALISTVDIFNTGNGFVQLALVLLASIVIFNMSAVKFKHKRLIFTILFIANVAVLALTFTQRIYLLNMLCLSYVVWSIITPKLHRFKLLFPITFLLSFISVYAAALLDFSLPIFIISFYPVYVFGSMLDGKNIIKSKKIWSFAFLNLAISALGLAIFLFKSLGRSIIDSALLLNFVKLGSVTAVYLPFITLFIIWFVISANTIFRMLISRFINGSSAFDLTDYIKPVIDLISFFAVTGITTFICEFSIRRDFKETVKDVLDPNLLFNMLVLCGIYLCLMALIGKGIPKIIIGILTIFLTVANYIKFTYFDEPFYPWDLYLVRNLIGISREYLNIPIIIGVVAAIAFLVFLVIRFRKAIGKYLKPRFTLFLLPFAAALFLLNSVILTNTPLSVQLGIQKSWYIGKDEIMANGMFAQNYFYLTELDKYLNPKPQGYNENKMAEINSKYGKTGESVAASAVVSKEKPNVIVIMSESFWDITKLNDVKFSKDITEYTRKYHKGQIAAPIIGGGTANTEFEALTGMSISSLSPGIIVYNAYLRTETSSIASVFKDNGYSTTAIHPNYGWFYNRDKVYNYFGFDNFYDVDSFSLSTQCKGPYISDYALVDKIVDTLNNSNKPAFVFGVSMQNHDPYIDKYSSHDVTVESTKLDSEQKNIVGNFAQGIYDADQSFGKLIQELGKINKPTLVYFFGDHAPRLGSLNDYYKVYDLLGTDDRSAQNQGLEKLKYYTTPFAAWSNYKDIDSFSEIVSPSHLAYKILKDTGIKYPNYFNILSELEKSFPVLHQQTINTVDNNNDLIKDYRLIQYDLLFGKKYLY; this is encoded by the coding sequence ATGAAAAATATAAGAAATAATTTAATTATCTTTTTTTTAGTTGCATTAATAAGTACAGTGGATATATTTAATACCGGAAACGGCTTTGTTCAATTGGCTTTAGTTCTTTTGGCTTCAATTGTAATATTCAATATGTCTGCGGTTAAATTTAAACATAAGAGGCTGATATTTACTATTCTCTTTATTGCCAATGTCGCTGTTTTGGCGTTGACTTTCACTCAAAGAATATACCTGTTAAATATGCTTTGTCTCTCTTATGTGGTATGGAGTATTATTACTCCTAAATTGCACCGGTTCAAATTATTGTTCCCTATAACCTTTTTACTTTCGTTTATTTCCGTGTATGCCGCAGCCTTGCTGGATTTTAGTTTACCGATTTTTATTATATCGTTTTATCCTGTATATGTATTCGGCTCCATGTTAGATGGAAAAAATATAATCAAATCTAAAAAGATATGGAGTTTTGCATTTTTAAATCTAGCAATTTCTGCCTTAGGCTTGGCGATCTTTTTGTTTAAATCTCTTGGCCGTTCAATTATTGACAGTGCACTTTTACTTAATTTTGTAAAACTTGGTTCGGTAACAGCTGTTTATTTACCGTTTATTACTCTTTTTATTATTTGGTTTGTAATATCCGCAAATACGATTTTCCGTATGCTTATTTCGCGATTTATAAACGGTAGTTCAGCTTTTGATCTTACTGATTATATTAAACCCGTTATAGATCTTATATCTTTCTTTGCAGTTACAGGTATTACAACCTTTATTTGTGAATTTTCAATAAGGCGGGATTTTAAGGAAACAGTTAAGGACGTTCTTGACCCTAATCTTCTGTTTAATATGCTGGTTCTATGCGGTATCTATTTGTGCCTGATGGCATTGATCGGAAAGGGTATTCCTAAAATTATTATTGGTATATTAACAATTTTCCTTACAGTTGCCAACTATATTAAGTTCACCTATTTTGATGAACCTTTTTACCCATGGGACTTATATCTGGTACGGAATTTAATCGGAATTTCCAGAGAGTATCTGAATATACCTATTATAATTGGTGTCGTTGCAGCTATTGCATTTCTGGTTTTTCTTGTAATACGTTTCAGAAAGGCTATAGGAAAATATCTTAAACCTAGGTTTACTTTATTCCTGCTTCCTTTTGCAGCTGCACTGTTTCTATTGAATTCAGTAATTCTGACAAATACTCCTCTGTCAGTACAGTTGGGAATACAGAAGTCATGGTATATCGGCAAGGATGAAATAATGGCTAACGGTATGTTTGCCCAGAACTATTTTTATCTTACAGAGCTTGATAAGTATCTTAATCCTAAGCCTCAAGGATACAATGAAAATAAAATGGCTGAAATTAATTCAAAGTACGGTAAAACAGGCGAAAGTGTGGCCGCCTCTGCTGTTGTTTCAAAAGAAAAGCCTAACGTTATTGTGATTATGAGTGAGAGCTTTTGGGATATTACCAAGCTGAACGATGTAAAATTCAGCAAAGATATAACAGAGTATACCCGTAAATATCATAAAGGTCAGATTGCCGCACCTATTATCGGTGGAGGAACAGCCAACACTGAATTCGAAGCACTTACAGGTATGTCGATTTCTTCTTTAAGTCCGGGTATTATCGTTTACAATGCATACCTTAGGACAGAAACATCCAGCATTGCATCTGTTTTCAAGGACAACGGCTACAGCACCACTGCTATCCACCCTAATTACGGATGGTTTTACAATAGGGACAAGGTATACAATTACTTCGGATTCGATAATTTCTACGATGTTGATAGCTTTAGTCTTAGCACCCAGTGTAAAGGTCCGTATATATCCGACTATGCATTAGTTGATAAAATTGTAGATACTCTGAATAACTCTAATAAGCCGGCATTTGTCTTCGGAGTTTCAATGCAGAACCATGATCCGTACATTGATAAATACAGTTCTCATGATGTAACTGTGGAATCAACCAAATTGGATAGTGAGCAGAAAAATATTGTAGGTAACTTTGCTCAAGGTATTTACGATGCTGATCAGTCTTTTGGAAAGCTTATACAGGAATTAGGCAAGATTAATAAGCCTACGTTGGTATATTTCTTTGGGGACCATGCACCTAGACTTGGAAGTCTTAACGATTATTACAAGGTGTACGATCTGCTGGGTACTGACGACAGGTCTGCCCAGAACCAAGGCCTGGAAAAACTTAAATATTACACGACTCCGTTTGCTGCATGGTCAAACTATAAAGATATTGATTCCTTCTCCGAAATTGTTTCTCCATCGCATTTAGCATATAAGATACTTAAGGACACAGGTATTAAATATCCAAACTATTTTAATATACTTTCTGAGCTGGAGAAAAGCTTCCCTGTTCTCCATCAGCAGACCATAAATACAGTTGACAATAACAATGATCTTATAAAGGATTACCGTTTAATCCAATATGATCTCTTATTTGGAAAAAAATATTTGTATTAG